The DNA window TGAGCGACGCGGCGGTGGCGCCCGTGTTCGCGTTGAGGAACAGCGTCGCGCGACCCTTGCCTCCCGCGATGATGTGGCGCGGGGCTTCGGCCGGGGTGACGCGGTGGCGCACGGGGTTCGTGGGCGCGGTGCCCGTCGCGGCAGTGGCGCTATCGGGGCGTGGCGCCTTCGCGGTGCTCGTGGGCGCCGTGCCCGTCGCGACGGTGGGCTTCGCCGTGTCGGGGCGAGAGGCCGTCGGGGCCTCGGGCGAGGTGGCCCAGGCCGGGTGCGCGACACCGAGCCCCGTGAGGGCCAGCGCGGAAAGCAGGAGTCGTGGACTCATCGTGTTGCTGGATTACCACGGTGTGGGGTGCTGGCTGGAGGGCAGGCAGGCGGTGTTCTTCGTTCCCTCGTGGCCTCGACTGGGGCACCCTGCCCGCCATGGCGGACCTCTCCCCCAAGGATTTCCCCGTGAGCGTCCCGTTCACTCTGCACTGGAGTGAAATGGATGCGTTCGGCCATGCGAACAACGCCCGGACCTTCACGTGGTTCGAGTCGGCTCGCATCCCCTACCTCTCGCGCGTCGGCCTGACGGGCCCCTCTGGCTCGGGAGACGCCCGCGCCCCCGGCGGCATCGGCCCCATCCTCAAGGCCACGCAGGCCGAGTACCTCCGCCCCGTCGTCTTCCCGGCCCGGCTGGTGACCTGCGCGCGGACCTCACGCATCGGAAACTCGTCCATGACGCTGGAGCACGCCGTGTTCGGCGAGGAGGACGGAGTGCTCTACTCGAAGGGCACCGCCGTCATCGTTGCGCTCAACTACGTCACTCACGAGACAGTCCCCATGCCCGCCCATGTGCGGGCCGCCATCGAAGCGCTAGAGGGACGCACCTTCGGGACATGACACCGCCCAGGCCGCCCCAGGACCGACGCCGCCCTCACGCGAGGCCGCCCCCATGAGCGAGCCCGTGCGGGACTTCTACGAGGGGCTGGCGGAGGAGTACCACCTGCTCTTCGCCAACTGGGCGCAGACGGTGGAGCGACAGGGCGCCACGCTGGATGCCCTGCTGCGCCGCAGCGGCGCACCCCCACCTCGGCGTGTGTTGGATTGCGCGTGTGGCATCGGCACCCAGGCCCTGGGGCTCGCGGGCCGAGGCTACGTCGTCCACGCCACCGACCTGAGCCCCTCCGCCGTGGCTCGCGCCGAACGCGAGGCCCGGGTCATGGGCGTCCACCTCACCACGGGCGTCGCGGACATGCGGACCCTGGACGTCCAGGTGTCAGGCGCGTTCGACGTCGTGGTCGCCTTCGACAATGCCATCCCTCATCTGCTCACCGACGAGGACCTGGACGCCGCCGCGAACGCGATGGTCGCCAAGCTGGTGCCGGGGGGACTGCTGGCGCTGAGCGTGCGCGACTACGATTTGCTCGTGGCGCAGCAGCCGCGCTTCACCTCGGAGCGGGTGCTCGACGCGCCGGAGGGGCGGCGCATCCTGTTCCAGGTCTGGGATTGGGCCACGGACGGCAGGACGTACAAGGTCCACCAGTTCATCCTGCGCCCTGAAGGTTCAGGCTGGCAGGCCACCGAGCACACCGGCGTCTACCGGGCCCTCCAGCGCGTGGAGGTGGAGCGGGCGCTGACTCGCGCGGGCCTGGTGGACACGCGCTGGTACGCCCCCGAGGAGACGGGCTTCTATCAGCCCATCCTCACCGGGCGCCGGCTGTGAAGCATGCTCAGCCGCCGCGCTTCGCGTCCGCGGGGGCGTTGGGGTGGCGGATGAGCAGCAGCCGAAGCTGCGGCTGACGGCGCACGGCCTCCTGTTTGAGCAGGTGCGCGATGAGCGCCGGGGGCGCCGCGCTCCAGCGCGCGATGTTCTGGATGAGCATGGGCGAGCGATACGTGCGCCCGCACAACATCGACGCTGTCTTTCCATCCACGGACATACCCACGAGCGCACCCAGGGCGCGGCCCTCCGTGTTGAGGATGAGCTCCACCTTCTCCTCGGCGGGGCCGGTGGTGAAGCGCTGACGCAGCACCTCGCGCGCGGAGCGCCGCGTGGACTCCGGCACATCGCGGTCCACCGTCACCTTGTGCAGCTCCATCAAGCGCCGGGAGCTCCACAGCCGACGGAACAGTCCCGAGGGAAGCTGCGGGTTGCGCACCAGCCACCGCCGCACCCCCGTGTCCGCCGTGAAGGCCGCGCGGCCGCACAGCGCCTCCAGGCCCACGGGGTTTCGATGGTTGCGCGCGATGAGCCGAGCGTGCGCCAGGCCCGTGCGGGGATTCTCCATCACTGCCTTGATGACGGCGGGCACCGGGTCGAAGCACAGCGCGGACAGCTCCGGGTCCTCCGCCCCACGCGCGAACGCCACGCGTTGATCCTCCGGCAGCGGGTGCAGCCGCGTCTCGAAGAGCTGGCGGTAATTGCCCAGCGCCACCTCCGGGATGTCGTCCTCCACCGACTCGGCCTCCGCCTCCGGGGGCGAGGTGTCCTGGTGGGGCTCGGCGGCGGTGGGGGTCTCCGGGCCGCCGGCGTCAGCCACCGCCTCATCGAGCATCAGGTCGAGGGTGGGCAGCTCTTCCTCGGCGGCCTCGCCGGGGGCTGTGTGTGGCGCGAGCGGCTCATAGCCAGGGTTCACGGTGGCGGAGGGCGCCGCGCTCGCTCCAGGGCTCATCGCGGCGGAGGGCGCCACGCCCGCGCTCACCACGGCGGCGGCCGCTCCCGCTCCAGGGCTCATCACGGCGGAAGGTGCCGCGCCAGGGCTCACCACGGCGGAGGAGGCCGCGCCCGCTCCAGGGCTCATCACGGCGGAAGGTGCCGCGCCAGGGCTCACCACGGCGGAGGAGGCCGCGCCCGCGCCAGGGCTCGCGGAGGCGGAGGGTGCCACGCCCGCGCCCTGGCTCCCGGGCGGAGAGGGCATGGGCCTGTGGGGGGCCACCCCGGGGGTGCCCCGCATGCCGGGGGCCGCTGGGGGAGGTGCTCCCCCCGCACCCGCCACGGGGAGCAGGGCTCCCTGGGAGACCAGCCGGGTGAGGATGCCCTGGAGCCGCTCGGCGGGCAGGCCCGTGAGGGCGGGCAGATTCCGGGCGGCCGTGGCGCCATCCAGCCGGGAGAGCACGAAGCCCTCCTCCGGACTGAGGGCCAGGCTGCGAAGGTCCACCTTCGGGTTCGGCTTGGGAATCCAATCCGTCATCGCGCCCGAGTCTCCCACGACCCGTGGCCTTCGCGGAGCCCCAGATGTCCCAGGAAATCGAGCCGGTGACGGCTGTCGAAAAATGCGCGTGAGGCTGGATGGCGGGGTGTCTGCCTGCCTGCCCGGCCGCGGGAGGGGGCCTCGGGCACGCGGTGGGTTGACGTGAAGCCCCTGCCTGGACACAACTTTACCCCATGTCCAAGCCCATCCAGACCTATGGCGAGTTCTGGCCCTTCTACCTTCGCGAGCACTCGCTGCCGGTGACTCGGCGCTTCCACTTCGTGGGGAGCTGCCTGGGTGTGGCCACGGCCGTCGCGGCCATTGTCACGGGCCGCTCGGCGCTGATTCCCGTCGCCCTGGTCTCCGCCTATGGCTTCGCGTGGTTCAGCCACTTCTTCATCGAGCGCAACAAGCCCGCCAGCTTCAAGTATCCGCTGTGGTCGTTCATCTCGGACTTCCGCATGGCGGGGTTGATGGCCGTGGGGCAGCTCGATGGCCACATGGAGCGGGCCTTCGCGAATGGCGCGCAGGGCACCGGCGCCAACAGCCTGTCGCCCGCGCAGCTCGCGCAGGGCGAGGCCCAGGCTCAGCAGGCCCGGTAGTTCTCCAGGGCCTCACGCGCAGCGGGAGGGGCCTGGCCACGGGCCCTCCAAGTCCCATCACAGCGCTGGAAGGTTGACGCCCCGTGCATCAATCGCGGGCGTCCCTTCCGAGTTGCGCTAGATTCGCCGCCCATGGGACGCATTTTCGAGACACGCAAGGCCACGATGATGGCCCGCTGGAACAAGATGGCGAAGGTGTTCACGCGCATCAGCAAGGACATCGCCATCGCGGTGAAGTCCGGCGGGCCCAGCCCCGACACGAACTCCACGCTGCGCCGAGTGCTCCAGAACGCCCGCGCCGCGAACATGCCGAAGGACAAGGTCGAGGCCGCCATCAAGCGCGCCAGCGGCAAGGACACCACCCAGTACGACATCGTCCTGTACGAGGGTTACGCGCCGCACGGCATCGCGTTGATTGTGGAGACGGCCACGGACAACGTGGTGCGCACCGTGGCGAACGTGCGTGCGTGCTTCAACAAGCACTCCGGCAACCTGGGCAGCACCGGCAGCGTCGCGTACATGTTCAAGCACATGGGTGTCTTCCGGCTCAACCCGGAGGGCATCTCCCCGGATGAGCTGGAGCTGGAGCTCATCGACCACGGCCTCGAGGAGATGGGCGAGGGCACGGGCGAGAAGGGTGAGAAGCAGCTCATCATCCGCTGTGCGTTCGCCGACTTCGGCAAGCTCCAGCACGCCATCGAGGAGAAGGGCCTGACGCCCGTCTCCGCCGACTCCGAGTACATCGCGGAGAACCTCATCGAGCTGCCCGAGGAGAAGGCCACCGAGGTGCTCGAGCTGGTCGACATGCTGGAGCAGGACGACGACGTCCAGCGCGTGTTCCACAACCTCGGTTGAGATGTCTTTCCGGCCCGGGATGGAGTGGGCGCTCCTCCCCGCGAGCGTCCCCGTCTCCGGGCTGGTTCCTTTCCCTCACTTCAAGTCGTAGACCTTGCGCAGCACGACGCCGCCGCGCAGCAGGTCCACCTCCACGCGGCGGGCATCCTTCACCTGGGCATATGCCTCCAGCATCTTCTCCGGCGTGTCGAGGGCGTGGCCATTGACATACTGGAGGATGTCTTCGTTCTGGAGCCCCAGCTTCTCGTAGATGGAGCCCGGGGGGATGTCGGAGACCTGGATGCCCAGTGGCTTGCCCTGCTTGGAGGCGAATGCAATGCGGACATCCGGCCGCGTACATACGTTTTGAGGGGTGCGCGCGCTGTCCCCGACGGTGATTTCGTAGGCGTGCTCACCCACCTGGCGCACGACGGTGTCCTTGTAGGGGTCGTCACGAATCGGCTCCAAGGGAGGTTCACGAGTCGGCTCCGAGGGGGCCGCTTCACGAATTGGCTCCGAGGGCGCCTCGTGAAACATCCGCGAGCCGTACAGTCCCACCGCCAGCGTGGCGACCAGGGTGAGCGCGACGCCCCATCGCCAGACATACTTCCGGGACAAGGGTTTCATGGTGGGGTTGACCTCCTCTCTTCGAGCCCCTCACTTCAAGTCGTAGACCTTGTGCAGCACGACACCGTCGCGCAGCAGGTCCACCTCCACGCGGCGGACATCCTGCGACTCGGTGTAGGCCGTCATGGCCTTCTGGGGCGTGTCGAGGGAGTGGCCATTGACGCGCTGGATGATGTCTCCGTTCTCGAGCCCCAGCCGGGCGTAGATGGAGCCAGGGCGGATGGCGAAGAGCTTGAAGCCCGTGGCCTTGCCCTCCGTGAAGGCGGGGACGATGCGGGCCTGGGTGGCGGGTGATTCGTTCTGCTGCGAGAGCTGCTCGGTGAGGCTCGTCGCGACAGTGACTTCGTAGCCGTGCTCGCTCACCTGTCGCACGTCGCCGGCCTTCGCGAGGCCCTCCTGGAGCGGCACCGTGGGGTCCGCCGGCGTCTCATGCATCAGCTTGGAGACGAACAGGAGTCCCGCCGCCATCGCGGTGACCGGGACGAACGCGATTCCGAACAACCAGAGGGACTTCCGGAACATGGGCTTCATCGTGTGGGCTGCCTCCTCCCCCCTTGGGGGCGGGGAGGGCGAGAGCAATCACGATGCCAGCGCATCCCTCATGTCTGTCTTCACTCGGGGGCCACACTTGGAAGCCAGACAGGACGCGCCGCGATGGGCCCGTCCTGTCAGGGCTTGTTCAACCGGGGATGACAAGCTGTCGTGACAGGTTGTCACGCCTCACGCGCTGACGCCGACCCCGATGGGGCAGCTCACGCCCGTGCCGCCCAGTCCGCAGTACCCGTCGGGGTTCTTCTCCAGGTACTGCTGATGGTAGTCCTCCGCGAAGTAGTACGTGGGCGCGGGGAGGATTTCGGTGGTGATGGTGCCCAGGCCCTTCGCGGAGAGCGCCTTCTGGTAGGCGACCCGGCTGGCCTCGGCGGCGCGTTGCTGGGCCTCGGTCGTGAAGTAGATGCCGGAGCGGTACTGCGTGCCCGCGTCGTTCCCCTGCCGCATGCCCTGCGTCGGGTCGTGGTTCTCCCAGAACACGCGCAGGAGCTGCTCGTAGCTGACCTTCTTCGGGTCGAACACGACGCGCACCACCTCGTTGTGGCCGGTGAGCCCGCTGCACACCTCGCGGTAGGTGGGGTTGGGCGTCAGGCCCGCCGCGTAGCCCACCGACGTGCTGTACACGCCCGGCGTCTTCCAGAACTTCCGCTCCGCGCCCCAGAAGCACCCCAGCCCGAAGATGGCGGCCTCATGGCCTTCCGGGAGGGGGCCCTTCAGGGGCGTGCCCAGCACCTCGTGCCGGGGGGGAACAGGCATCTCCTCCGCGCGGCCAGGCAGCGCCTCCGCGGACGTCGGCATCCTCAGCTTCTTGGTGGAGTCGAAGAACATGCCCCAGGAATAGCCTCCCGCCCGTCTGGTTTCACCCCCAGAAGGGGCAGCGGGCCCTGCGGGCGCCACGCGGAGCCGCTGGCCATCCGCCAAGGTAGGCCCGACTGCCCCGGTGAAATAGGGTCTCCCACCGCATGCGCCTCCCCTCCGCCGCCGCCTTCCTGTGTCTCGTCCCCTCCCTCGCGCTCGCCGGGCAGCCAGATGCCCGCTGCCAGGGCTCTCCCAAGGCCCGCGCCGCGCGCTTCTCGGCGAAAGCGATGAAGGACGCCTCCCCCCAAGAGCGACATGCCGCGTACGTCCAGGCCTGCGCGCTCGACGAGGTCGTGGAGCTGACCCAGCAGCTCGTGCGCTTCAAGACGGTCAGCAGCGAGGTGCACGCCTCCAAGAGCCCGGAGGTCGCCGCCATGGGCCGCTTCCTCCAGAAGTGGGCCAAGGCCCATGGCATGGCGTACCGCGCCGTGGGCGCCAATGACGTGTTCGAGCTGTCCTGGGGCTCGGGTGCGCCCTCCTTGGGCCTCGTGTTCCACGGCGACGTGGTGCCCGCGCCCGCGCACGAGTGGAAGCGCCCGCCCTTCGAGCCCTACGTCCAGGACGGCCGCCTCTTCGGCCGGGGTGTCGAGGACGACAAGGGGCCGCTCGCGTCGGCGCTGGTGGCGCTCGACTACGCGCGTCAACTGGGCCTGAAGCCCCAGGGCCGCGTGCTGGTCATCGTGGGCAACGGCGAGGAGAGCGACTGGAACGGCATGGGGAGGTACGCGGCCTCCGAGCCCAAGCCCACGCACGTCATCTCCGTGGACTCCGCCTACCCGGTGGTGGCCGCGCAGTCCGGCTTCGTCGCGTGGAACCTGGTGGCCCCCGTGGGGGAGGCGGTGAAGTCCCCGGGCGCCACCCTGCGCGCGGTCGACGTGAAGGGCGGCGAGTTCCTCACACAGGTGCCCGGCGCCGCGACGCTGAAGCTGGTGCCCGCGGAGGGCCGCTCGCTCGCGCAGGCGCTGACGGAGGTGCGAGCCGCCATCGACGCCGAGCAGAAGGCCCGCGCTTCGCTCAATGCCGAGGTGAAGGAGGACGCCCAGCAACTGGTGCTCACCGTGCATGGCAAGGCGGTGCACGCCTCCATCGCCGACGAGGGACACAACGCGCTGTGGGACTTGTCCGCGGTGGCGGCGCGCCTGCCGCTCGAGGACAACGGCATCACCGCCATGCTGCGCGTCCTGGTGCAGCGCTTCGACGGGGACCACTTCGGCAAGAAGCTGGGCGTGGCGTACTCGGATGACGGGTTGATGGGGCCGTTGATTTCCGCGCCCACCGTGCTGCGCGTGGCCGACGGCCAGGTGAGCCTGGGCGTCAACATGCGCCGTCCTCAGGGCCAGGATGCCGCGACGTTCAACGCCGCGCTCGACAAGGCCGCCGCGCTGGTGGGGCAGGACTCCGGTGGTCGCTTGAAGGAGGCCAGCGGGCGCTACGTGGGGGATGCGCATGTGGCGGACACGTCCGGCACGCTCGTCACCACGCTGATGGACATCTACAAGCGCCACAAGAACGCCCCGGACGCGAAGCCCACGTCCGTGCGCGGCGGCACCTATGCGCGGCTGTTCCCCAAGGCCGTCGACTTCGGTCCCGGCTTCCCCGGCGAGGAGTACACGGGCCACGCGCCCGATGAGTCCATCTCGTTGGAGAGCCTGCACGCCGGAACACAGATGCTCGCGGAGGCCATCCACACGCTGGTGCTGTCGCCCGCGCCCGTGGGCTCACCCGTGAAGTGACGGCTGCGCGGGGGCTCGGGCGCGAGGCCAGTATACGCGGAACGTGGTGCCCTCCTCCTTCGTGGAGCGCACCTCCACGCGGCCTCCGTGCGCGCGGGCAATCTGGTGGACGATGTAGAGACCCAACCCCAGGCTGCGCTGCTGCTTCTGGGGAGAGGAGGCCTTCGCGGACACGGCCTCGGGCGTCTTGAACGGGTCGAAGATGCGCGGCAGGAGCTGGGGCGCGATGGGCTCGCCCCGGTTGTGGACCTCCAGCAACACGTCGCGCGCCTCGCCGCGCACCGTGGTGCGGATGAGGGAGTTGTCGTCGCCGTGCTGGAGCGCGTTGGCCACCAGGTTTCCCAGCACCTGCGCCACGCGGTCCGGGTCCCAGTCTCCGGAGGTGTCTCCGGACGTCTCGAACATGAGCACATTCATCGGGTGGGCCACCTGCAGCTCCTCCAGCGTGGCCTGACACACGTCCGCCATGTTCATCGGCTGGGGGGTGACGGGGATGCCCTCGCCCAGCTTGCTGCGCGCGAAGTCGAGGATGTCTGTAATCATCCGGCCCATCCGCCCCGCGGACTTGCGGATGCGCTCCACCGCGCGGCGCTCCGCGGCCTCCAACTCCTCCGCGCGCGAGAGCTGGAAGGCCGACGCGCTGATGGCATTGAGCGGGTTGCGCAGGTCATGACCCAGGATGGCGAGCAACTGCTCCCGGAAGTCCAACGCGCGCTGGAGCGCGGCCTCCGCCAGCTTGTGGTCGGTGACGTCCACCAGCACGCACCCCAGGCCCAGCATCTCCGCCTCGCGAGGCCCTCGCACGGGATAGAACGTGGCCTGCCACATCCGCTTCCCCAGTCGGGACTTCAGCTCGGATGGCGTGGCGAACTCGAAGGACTGCAGGGGCTCGCCCGTCTCCAGCACCCGCCGGAGTCGAGGCTCCAGCAAGTCCGCCACCGGCGGCGGCAACACCTCCCGGAGGGAGCGTCCCACGTGGGAGTCCACGGGGATGCCATTGAGCTCCGCCAGCGTCTGGTTGATGCGCAGGTAGCGCAGGTCCCGGTCCAGGAAGGCCATGCCCAGCGGCGCGGCCTCCAGCAGCGCGTCGAGCAGCGCGAGCGAGCGCTGCGCCTCCACCCGCGCCTCCCGCTCCAGGTCCTGCAACCAGGCCTGGAGGATGTACGCGGCCCCGCGCTGACACATGGTGCGAAACAGCAGCAGGTTCGCGTCGGAGAACCCGAACGTGCTGCGCGACGCCAGATAGGCCACGCCCAGCAGGCGCGTCCCCTCGACCAGGGGCACGCCGTAGAGCGCGCGCAGCCCCTGCTCCCGTGACACGGGCAAGGCGCCGTGCGAGTCCAGCGCGCCCGCGCGCAACATCACCGGCTCGCGCGTCGCGGCCACCTCGCCGACAAAGCCCTCGCCCAGCGCCATCGAGCCGCCCCGGGGTGTCTCGGCGCCCAAGCCCACCGAGGCGCGGAGCACCAGCCGGTCCCCCTCCACCAGCAGCACGCCGGCGGCGTCCACCTCGAGGGCGGACTCCACCATCACTGTGAGCAGCCGCATGAGGAAGGTGTCCACGGGTGGGTTGTCCAGCGTGGCCTGGGCCATGCGGTCCAGGGCGTGGAGGCTGCGCTGCCGCTCCTCCGCGAAGCGCCGCACCGTGCGCACCAACGTCTGGTCCAGGAAGTCCTCCATCCGCACCAGCTCGCCCCGCGCGAGCGGGCGGGGCAGGTCCTCCAGGCGCAGGAGGATGCACTTGCGCAGGAGCGCGAACTCGGCCGCCACCTCGCCCACGTCGAAGCCCTGGCCCAGCCGCGTCACCGCGTGCTCATCCACCAGCGAGACGTCGGGGCCTTGTCCTCCCAGGTCCAGCGCATCCGCCAGCGCGATGAGCAGGCCGGGCATGTGGTTCAGCAGCCACGAGTGCTTGGGCACCTCGCCGACGTGGTGCGCGTGCATCGCGTGCTCCCAGTCCTCCAGGAGCACCTCGTGATGCGAACGCAGGAAGTCCGAGGCCCTGAGCGGTGTTTCCCGCTGGGACTCGCCCTGCCCGGGGCGTGGCTCCGGCTCCTGCATCACCCTCCTCCCGAGACGCCGCCCTCTCGTGCCGTCTGTCCGAGAATCTGGGCACGAGGGCCTTTGTATGTAGGGCCGCGCGCGAGGAATGGCGGGCATCACACATCCAGGCGCCGCGCCGAGCCCTCGGGGTCCGGGGCGCCCGCGCGGCGCTCGTCTCGAATGCCTGTCTCTCCCCGCCGGACAAGCCATGTGTCCATTCGTCGTCCGCCGACAGGGCGGGCGAGGCAACGTCGGGGCTGTCGTCGCGCACGTGCTCGATTAGGGTGAGGAGCAGATGCGCACCCTTCTGTTGACCCGCTCCGATGTGTCTCGCAACCTCCATGCGCTCCTCTTGCTGGAGGACATGCGGGAGGCCTTCCGTTCCGACGCCCTTGCGCGCACGGTGGCACCGCATCGCGTCCGCGCGCCCCTGCACGCGGAGGGCACCGCCATGGTGCTCTTCCCTGGAGCGCTGCCGGATGTTCCCGCGTACACGGTGAAGACGCACTCGAAGTTCCCCGCGAGGACACCGGCCATCCAGGGCGTGCTGCACCTGAACGACAGGGCCACCGGGGAGCTGCTCGCGGTGATGGACTCCGGACACCTGACGGCGGTGCGCACGGGCGTGGTGGGCGCGCTGGCCGTGGACGTGCTGGCGCGTCAGGACGCCAGCCGGGTGGCGCTCATCGGCGCGGGGACGCAGGCGGTGCTACAGCTCAAGTCCCTGCGGCTGGTGCGCTCGCTGACCCACGTGCGGGTGTTCGACACGGATGCGGAGCGGGCCTTTGCCTTCTCCGCGCGCATGTACAAGGAGCTCGACATCCCGGTGCGCCAGGCGGAGTCCGTGGCGGAGGCGGTGGAGGACGCGGACATCGTCATCACCGCGACGTGGAGCCGCGAGCCCTTCCTGTTCCCGGGCATGGTGCGGCCCGGGACGCACATCACCACGCTGGGCGCGGACGAGCCGGGCAAGGTGGAGGTCTCCGCGGAGCTCTTGAGCCAGTCGCGTGTCTTCTGCGACCACCGGGGCCTGGCCCTCGCGGGTGGGGCCGTGGGCAACGTGGGGCTGGGCGAGGACGCCATCCACGCGGAGCTGGGCGAGGTGATTGCCGGCAGGAAGCCCGGGCGACGCTCCGACGACGAGGTGACGGTGTTCACCTCCGTGGGGCTGCCCTTCCAGGACCTGGCGGCGGCGTGGCACGTGTACCAGGGAGCGCAAGGGGACGACGCCATCAGCGGCCTGGACTTCGGCGGCTGAGGGCCCGGCCCGGCGGGCGTGCTCGAGCGCGGAGGCCCGGCCCTTGGTTGCCCGCAGGTGCGTGCGCATCTTGGGTCCTGGGTCCGTGGGAGGCGCGCATGATTGTCGGCTTCATGGCATCGCGAACGGGACGGTGGCTGCGAATCGTGACGGGCTCCTGCATGGTGTTGGGCGGGTTGCGCGCGGGGTCGTCTCGAGGCACCGCCGTGGCCCTGCTGGGCCTGGGCCCCGTGGTGACAGGCCTCCTGGACGTGGTGCCGCTGGGGCCGCTGTTCGGCTTCTCCCTGCGTGGCGAGGACATCCGCCGCGAGCTGGGACTTCCTCGCGAGGCATCGCTGCTCAACGGGCATCACCGACGCCCCCAGTCGGTGACCTTGCACTGATGGATGTCGAGGGTCGAGTGGCTACTTCTTGACCTGGAAGGGGATGTCGAGCGTCCCCAGGACCTCGCCGCTGTTGGCATCCACCGGACGGGCCTGCAGCACCACGCCTTCGTCACGACCGCT is part of the Myxococcus landrumus genome and encodes:
- a CDS encoding cupin domain-containing protein, which translates into the protein MSPRLLLSALALTGLGVAHPAWATSPEAPTASRPDTAKPTVATGTAPTSTAKAPRPDSATAATGTAPTNPVRHRVTPAEAPRHIIAGGKGRATLFLNANTGATAASLTLLELQPGGEVPEHTHDTSVEILYIEDGAADMTVSGQTLRVSKGDAVYIPAGTKHSAKVVSPGAPFKAVQVYAGPGPEQRFTQGPRETTPHGP
- a CDS encoding DUF962 domain-containing protein, producing MSKPIQTYGEFWPFYLREHSLPVTRRFHFVGSCLGVATAVAAIVTGRSALIPVALVSAYGFAWFSHFFIERNKPASFKYPLWSFISDFRMAGLMAVGQLDGHMERAFANGAQGTGANSLSPAQLAQGEAQAQQAR
- a CDS encoding YebC/PmpR family DNA-binding transcriptional regulator, whose translation is MGRIFETRKATMMARWNKMAKVFTRISKDIAIAVKSGGPSPDTNSTLRRVLQNARAANMPKDKVEAAIKRASGKDTTQYDIVLYEGYAPHGIALIVETATDNVVRTVANVRACFNKHSGNLGSTGSVAYMFKHMGVFRLNPEGISPDELELELIDHGLEEMGEGTGEKGEKQLIIRCAFADFGKLQHAIEEKGLTPVSADSEYIAENLIELPEEKATEVLELVDMLEQDDDVQRVFHNLG
- a CDS encoding ATP-binding protein; translation: MQEPEPRPGQGESQRETPLRASDFLRSHHEVLLEDWEHAMHAHHVGEVPKHSWLLNHMPGLLIALADALDLGGQGPDVSLVDEHAVTRLGQGFDVGEVAAEFALLRKCILLRLEDLPRPLARGELVRMEDFLDQTLVRTVRRFAEERQRSLHALDRMAQATLDNPPVDTFLMRLLTVMVESALEVDAAGVLLVEGDRLVLRASVGLGAETPRGGSMALGEGFVGEVAATREPVMLRAGALDSHGALPVSREQGLRALYGVPLVEGTRLLGVAYLASRSTFGFSDANLLLFRTMCQRGAAYILQAWLQDLEREARVEAQRSLALLDALLEAAPLGMAFLDRDLRYLRINQTLAELNGIPVDSHVGRSLREVLPPPVADLLEPRLRRVLETGEPLQSFEFATPSELKSRLGKRMWQATFYPVRGPREAEMLGLGCVLVDVTDHKLAEAALQRALDFREQLLAILGHDLRNPLNAISASAFQLSRAEELEAAERRAVERIRKSAGRMGRMITDILDFARSKLGEGIPVTPQPMNMADVCQATLEELQVAHPMNVLMFETSGDTSGDWDPDRVAQVLGNLVANALQHGDDNSLIRTTVRGEARDVLLEVHNRGEPIAPQLLPRIFDPFKTPEAVSAKASSPQKQQRSLGLGLYIVHQIARAHGGRVEVRSTKEEGTTFRVYWPRARAPAQPSLHG
- a CDS encoding ornithine cyclodeaminase family protein, which produces MRTLLLTRSDVSRNLHALLLLEDMREAFRSDALARTVAPHRVRAPLHAEGTAMVLFPGALPDVPAYTVKTHSKFPARTPAIQGVLHLNDRATGELLAVMDSGHLTAVRTGVVGALAVDVLARQDASRVALIGAGTQAVLQLKSLRLVRSLTHVRVFDTDAERAFAFSARMYKELDIPVRQAESVAEAVEDADIVITATWSREPFLFPGMVRPGTHITTLGADEPGKVEVSAELLSQSRVFCDHRGLALAGGAVGNVGLGEDAIHAELGEVIAGRKPGRRSDDEVTVFTSVGLPFQDLAAAWHVYQGAQGDDAISGLDFGG
- a CDS encoding class I SAM-dependent methyltransferase, whose product is MSEPVRDFYEGLAEEYHLLFANWAQTVERQGATLDALLRRSGAPPPRRVLDCACGIGTQALGLAGRGYVVHATDLSPSAVARAEREARVMGVHLTTGVADMRTLDVQVSGAFDVVVAFDNAIPHLLTDEDLDAAANAMVAKLVPGGLLALSVRDYDLLVAQQPRFTSERVLDAPEGRRILFQVWDWATDGRTYKVHQFILRPEGSGWQATEHTGVYRALQRVEVERALTRAGLVDTRWYAPEETGFYQPILTGRRL
- a CDS encoding acyl-CoA thioesterase gives rise to the protein MADLSPKDFPVSVPFTLHWSEMDAFGHANNARTFTWFESARIPYLSRVGLTGPSGSGDARAPGGIGPILKATQAEYLRPVVFPARLVTCARTSRIGNSSMTLEHAVFGEEDGVLYSKGTAVIVALNYVTHETVPMPAHVRAAIEALEGRTFGT
- a CDS encoding Sapep family Mn(2+)-dependent dipeptidase; its protein translation is MRLPSAAAFLCLVPSLALAGQPDARCQGSPKARAARFSAKAMKDASPQERHAAYVQACALDEVVELTQQLVRFKTVSSEVHASKSPEVAAMGRFLQKWAKAHGMAYRAVGANDVFELSWGSGAPSLGLVFHGDVVPAPAHEWKRPPFEPYVQDGRLFGRGVEDDKGPLASALVALDYARQLGLKPQGRVLVIVGNGEESDWNGMGRYAASEPKPTHVISVDSAYPVVAAQSGFVAWNLVAPVGEAVKSPGATLRAVDVKGGEFLTQVPGAATLKLVPAEGRSLAQALTEVRAAIDAEQKARASLNAEVKEDAQQLVLTVHGKAVHASIADEGHNALWDLSAVAARLPLEDNGITAMLRVLVQRFDGDHFGKKLGVAYSDDGLMGPLISAPTVLRVADGQVSLGVNMRRPQGQDAATFNAALDKAAALVGQDSGGRLKEASGRYVGDAHVADTSGTLVTTLMDIYKRHKNAPDAKPTSVRGGTYARLFPKAVDFGPGFPGEEYTGHAPDESISLESLHAGTQMLAEAIHTLVLSPAPVGSPVK
- a CDS encoding DUF2892 domain-containing protein gives rise to the protein MASRTGRWLRIVTGSCMVLGGLRAGSSRGTAVALLGLGPVVTGLLDVVPLGPLFGFSLRGEDIRRELGLPREASLLNGHHRRPQSVTLH
- the msrA gene encoding peptide-methionine (S)-S-oxide reductase MsrA; its protein translation is MFFDSTKKLRMPTSAEALPGRAEEMPVPPRHEVLGTPLKGPLPEGHEAAIFGLGCFWGAERKFWKTPGVYSTSVGYAAGLTPNPTYREVCSGLTGHNEVVRVVFDPKKVSYEQLLRVFWENHDPTQGMRQGNDAGTQYRSGIYFTTEAQQRAAEASRVAYQKALSAKGLGTITTEILPAPTYYFAEDYHQQYLEKNPDGYCGLGGTGVSCPIGVGVSA